A section of the Mycolicibacterium anyangense genome encodes:
- a CDS encoding DUF3117 domain-containing protein produces MAAMKPRTGDGPLEATKEGRGIVMRVPLEGGGRLVVELTPEEAAALGDELKGVTS; encoded by the coding sequence ATGGCGGCGATGAAGCCCCGGACTGGCGACGGTCCGCTGGAAGCAACCAAGGAGGGGCGCGGCATCGTGATGCGGGTACCACTGGAGGGCGGTGGCCGACTCGTCGTCGAGCTCACCCCTGAGGAAGCCGCAGCCCTCGGCGACGAGCTCAAGGGCGTCACCAGCTAA